One Vigna unguiculata cultivar IT97K-499-35 chromosome 7, ASM411807v1, whole genome shotgun sequence genomic region harbors:
- the LOC114190636 gene encoding uncharacterized protein LOC114190636 — MGTPAVVSNVPGYIISKLEGTFIESLYIQDALKLEQASELDRFDDFYVEEENLCGGFETQEPKLEIKCLKDCSTFMCLPSSSSDEETDKSVAKQSRQNYCSVSLEAPAKLVSAMKGSREKERGSQIKLTVKWAPDVYDPVPTLSSHTVKHKKHQKPRMRKSEKKNGKKSQKVSYSRRSSSSSKDKQYRNRWLHSGEEVFEASTEVDDLNVANHDSYCATSYLKASITKLHWPIGEAL; from the exons ATGGGCACGCCTGCTGTTGTTAGTAATGTACCAGGCTACATCATAAGTAAGCTTGAAGGTACCTTTATTGAGTCACTGTATATACAAGATGCTCTAAAGTTGGAACAAGCATCTGAGTTGGATCGTTTTGATGATTTTTACGTGGAGGAGGAGAATTTATGTGGAGGTTTTGAAACGCAAGAACCCAAATTAGAGATaaagtgcttgaaagattgtTCAACGTTTATGTGTCTTCCTTCAAGCTCTTCTGACGAGGAGACAGATAAATCAGTCGCCAAGCAATCTCGTCAAAACTACTGCTCAGTATCTTTGGAA GCTCCTGCAAAACTTGTATCTGCCATGAAGGGTAGCCGTGAGAAAGAAAGGGGATCTCAAATTAAATTGACTGTGAAATGGGCCCCTGATGTGTATGATCCGGTACCTACATTGTCATCACATACTGTTAAACACAAGAAACATCAGAAACCCAGGATGAGGAagagtgaaaagaaaaatggaaagaAGAGCCAGAAGGTGAGTTACTCTAGAagaagcagcagcagcagcaaagATAAACAGTATCGAAACAGGTGGCTGCATTCTGGTGAAGAAGTGTTTGAAGCTTCCACTGAAGTAGATGATCTTAATGTTGCTAACCATGATTCCTATTGTGCAACTAGCTACTTAAAAGCATCAATTACAAAGCTTCACTGGCCTATTGGAGAAGCGCTGTAA
- the LOC114190635 gene encoding arginine biosynthesis bifunctional protein ArgJ, chloroplastic isoform X2: MIRAASTNANYIPAAPIFLPEGPWNQIPGGVTAAEGFKAAGIYGGLRAKGEKPDLALVTCDVDAVSAGSFTTNVVAAAPVLYCQRTLDISNTARAVLTNAGQANAATGKEGYQDVIECVESLAKLLKIKPEEVLVESTGVIGQRIKKGALLNSLPTLVNSLSSSVEGADSAAVAITTTDLVSKSVAIEALVGGTKIRVGGMAKGSGMIHPNMATMLGVITTDARVSHHVWRKMVQVAVSRSFNQITVDGDTSTNDTVIALASGLSGLGCISSLDSDEAIQLQACLDAVMQGLAKSIAWDGEGATCLIEVSVTGANSEAEAAKVARSVASSSLVKAAIYGRDPNWGRIAAAAGYSGVSFHQDFLRVELGDILLMEGGEPQLFDRHAASSYLRKAGETHDTVRIQISVGNGPGRGQAWGCDLSYDYVKINAEYTT; this comes from the exons ATGATACGTGCTGCTTCAACCAATGCGAATTACATTCCGGCTGCTCCAATTTTTCTCCCCGAAGGACCTTGGAACCAG ATCCCTGGTGGAGTTACCGCTGCGGAGGGGTTCAAAGCTGCGGGAATATACGGAGGTTTGCGTGCCAAAGGAGAAAAGCCCGATCTCGCGCTTGTCACGTGCGATGTTGATGCTGTGTCTGCAG GATCGTTTACTACAAACGTGGTTGCGGCTGCTCCCGTGTTGTACTGCCAAAGGACTTTAGATATTTCCAATACT GCTCGTGCTGTGTTGACTAATGCAGGTCAAGCAAATGCAGCTACG GGCAAAGAAGGTTACCAGGATGTGATAGAATGTGTGGAAAGCCTTGCTAAG CTGCTGAAAATAAAGCCAGAGGAAGTATTGGTTGAGTCAACTGGTGTAATTGGTCAAAGAATAAAGAAG GGAGCACTTTTAAACTCACTTCCCACACTAGTGAATTCACTGTCATCTTCAGTTGAGGG GGCAGATTCTGCAGCTGTGGCAATCACCACGACTGATCTTGTTAGCAAGAGTGTGGCAATTGAGGCTCTG GTTGGAGGAACTAAGATCAGAGTTGGCGGGATGGCAAAAGGTTCTGGAATGATCCACCCAAATATGGCTACCATGCTTGGG GTAATAACAACTGATGCTCGGGTAAGCCATCATGTTTGGAGAAAGATGGTTCAGGTTGCTGTAAGCCGAAGTTTCAACCAGATAACT GTAGATGGAGATACTAGTACTAATGATACTGTCATTGCTCTGGCTAGTGGGTTGTCTGGGCTAGGCTGCATATCTTCCCTGGACAGTGATGAAGCTATTCAACTTCAGGCATGCCTAGATGCG GTAATGCAAGGTCTTGCCAAATCAATAGCATGGGATGGAGAGGGAGCAACATGCCTCATTGAG GTCAGTGTGACTGGAGCAAACAGTGAAGCTGAAGCTGCAAAAGTTGCACGTTCAGTTGCATCGTCTTCACTTGTAAAG GCTGCTATATATGGTAGAGACCCCAATTGGGGTCGCATCGCTGCTGCAGCTGGTTACTCTGGGGTTTCATTCCATCAAGATTTCCTTAGGGTGGAGCTAGGGGATATTTTATTAATGGAGGGTGGGGAACCACAATTATTTGACCG GCACGCAGCAAGTAGTTATCTCAGAAAAGCAGGGGAGACTCACGACACAGTGAGAATTCAGATATCAGTCG GCAATGGACCAGGACGTGGACAAGCATGGGGCTGTGATTTAAGCTATGATTACGTTAAAATAAATGCTGAGTACACAACATAA
- the LOC114190635 gene encoding arginine biosynthesis bifunctional protein ArgJ, chloroplastic isoform X1 — protein MYSCIPQHHFLHFHFASSLNTKSFNSSVRNIMIRAASTNANYIPAAPIFLPEGPWNQIPGGVTAAEGFKAAGIYGGLRAKGEKPDLALVTCDVDAVSAGSFTTNVVAAAPVLYCQRTLDISNTARAVLTNAGQANAATGKEGYQDVIECVESLAKLLKIKPEEVLVESTGVIGQRIKKGALLNSLPTLVNSLSSSVEGADSAAVAITTTDLVSKSVAIEALVGGTKIRVGGMAKGSGMIHPNMATMLGVITTDARVSHHVWRKMVQVAVSRSFNQITVDGDTSTNDTVIALASGLSGLGCISSLDSDEAIQLQACLDAVMQGLAKSIAWDGEGATCLIEVSVTGANSEAEAAKVARSVASSSLVKAAIYGRDPNWGRIAAAAGYSGVSFHQDFLRVELGDILLMEGGEPQLFDRHAASSYLRKAGETHDTVRIQISVGNGPGRGQAWGCDLSYDYVKINAEYTT, from the exons ATGTATTCCTGCATTCCTCAGCACCATTTTCTGCACTTTCACTTCGCATCTTCCCTAAACACGAAG TCGTTTAATTCCTCCGTACGCAATATAATGATACGTGCTGCTTCAACCAATGCGAATTACATTCCGGCTGCTCCAATTTTTCTCCCCGAAGGACCTTGGAACCAG ATCCCTGGTGGAGTTACCGCTGCGGAGGGGTTCAAAGCTGCGGGAATATACGGAGGTTTGCGTGCCAAAGGAGAAAAGCCCGATCTCGCGCTTGTCACGTGCGATGTTGATGCTGTGTCTGCAG GATCGTTTACTACAAACGTGGTTGCGGCTGCTCCCGTGTTGTACTGCCAAAGGACTTTAGATATTTCCAATACT GCTCGTGCTGTGTTGACTAATGCAGGTCAAGCAAATGCAGCTACG GGCAAAGAAGGTTACCAGGATGTGATAGAATGTGTGGAAAGCCTTGCTAAG CTGCTGAAAATAAAGCCAGAGGAAGTATTGGTTGAGTCAACTGGTGTAATTGGTCAAAGAATAAAGAAG GGAGCACTTTTAAACTCACTTCCCACACTAGTGAATTCACTGTCATCTTCAGTTGAGGG GGCAGATTCTGCAGCTGTGGCAATCACCACGACTGATCTTGTTAGCAAGAGTGTGGCAATTGAGGCTCTG GTTGGAGGAACTAAGATCAGAGTTGGCGGGATGGCAAAAGGTTCTGGAATGATCCACCCAAATATGGCTACCATGCTTGGG GTAATAACAACTGATGCTCGGGTAAGCCATCATGTTTGGAGAAAGATGGTTCAGGTTGCTGTAAGCCGAAGTTTCAACCAGATAACT GTAGATGGAGATACTAGTACTAATGATACTGTCATTGCTCTGGCTAGTGGGTTGTCTGGGCTAGGCTGCATATCTTCCCTGGACAGTGATGAAGCTATTCAACTTCAGGCATGCCTAGATGCG GTAATGCAAGGTCTTGCCAAATCAATAGCATGGGATGGAGAGGGAGCAACATGCCTCATTGAG GTCAGTGTGACTGGAGCAAACAGTGAAGCTGAAGCTGCAAAAGTTGCACGTTCAGTTGCATCGTCTTCACTTGTAAAG GCTGCTATATATGGTAGAGACCCCAATTGGGGTCGCATCGCTGCTGCAGCTGGTTACTCTGGGGTTTCATTCCATCAAGATTTCCTTAGGGTGGAGCTAGGGGATATTTTATTAATGGAGGGTGGGGAACCACAATTATTTGACCG GCACGCAGCAAGTAGTTATCTCAGAAAAGCAGGGGAGACTCACGACACAGTGAGAATTCAGATATCAGTCG GCAATGGACCAGGACGTGGACAAGCATGGGGCTGTGATTTAAGCTATGATTACGTTAAAATAAATGCTGAGTACACAACATAA